Proteins encoded together in one uncultured Desulfosarcina sp. window:
- a CDS encoding tetratricopeptide repeat protein, with translation MTDCEEKYEEIQKMLADERHEEALTALEALVAEFDDFAPAHFDLGNLHYTSGRMDAALSHYEKTVVLSPDNPLYLKNLADLLYSESKDTDRALALYDKILSLRPEDIQTLMVTGHLCVSLKRFDEALGYYNRVLDIEPWNDEAQQFVDRLLAQGVVGQSDADPETVYQRCLDQASRGQVEQAVTGLESLVAAHPDFALAHNDLGVLYYQRGDKERCLQCYEKAVTLDPSNANYQKNLADFYLAEQGEVEKALEIYLAVLNDNPEDIDILMVAGHICTALGKIDSARVFYDRVLDVEPWNLEVSERLEKLSAEQS, from the coding sequence ATGACAGACTGTGAAGAGAAGTATGAAGAGATTCAAAAGATGCTTGCCGACGAGCGCCACGAGGAAGCGCTGACAGCGCTGGAGGCCCTGGTGGCCGAGTTTGACGATTTTGCCCCGGCGCATTTCGATCTGGGTAACCTGCACTATACTTCAGGGCGGATGGATGCGGCCTTGTCCCATTACGAAAAGACTGTGGTGCTTTCGCCGGACAATCCGCTTTATCTGAAGAATCTGGCCGATCTCTTGTACAGCGAGAGCAAGGATACGGACCGTGCACTGGCGTTGTACGACAAGATTTTGTCTCTGAGGCCCGAGGATATCCAGACGTTGATGGTGACGGGCCATTTATGCGTATCGCTCAAGCGTTTCGACGAAGCGTTGGGGTACTACAACCGGGTATTGGACATCGAGCCATGGAATGACGAGGCCCAGCAGTTCGTGGACCGACTGTTGGCGCAAGGTGTTGTTGGTCAATCGGATGCGGATCCGGAGACGGTGTATCAGCGCTGCCTAGATCAGGCGAGCCGGGGCCAGGTGGAACAGGCGGTCACCGGTTTGGAGTCGCTGGTCGCCGCGCATCCTGACTTTGCCCTGGCCCACAACGATCTGGGGGTTTTGTACTATCAGCGCGGGGACAAAGAGCGCTGTCTTCAGTGTTATGAGAAGGCCGTCACGCTTGATCCGTCCAATGCCAACTATCAGAAGAACCTGGCGGACTTTTATCTGGCCGAGCAGGGCGAGGTGGAAAAAGCTCTGGAGATTTACCTTGCAGTGCTCAACGACAATCCCGAGGATATTGATATCTTGATGGTGGCCGGACACATTTGTACGGCTCTTGGCAAGATCGACTCGGCCAGGGTGTTTTATGACCGCGTGCTGGATGTGGAGCCGTGGAATCTGGAGGTCAGCGAGCGTCTGGAAAAGTTGTCTGCGGAACAATCCTGA